The window GAGCCATTATCGGAGCCGGATTATTTTCCATCACCGGCGGCGCTGCTGCAAATAATGCAGGCCCTGCCGTCACGCTTTCTTTTGTAATTGCGGGGATTGGCTGTGCTTTTGCTGGATTATGTTATGCCGAGTTTGCATCGATGATTCCCATTGCCGGCAGTGCCTATACCTACTCCTATGCAACGATGGGAGAATTTGTGGCATGGATTATTGGGTGGGATCTGGTACTGGAATATGCGGTGGGTGCAGCAACGGTAGCCATCAGCTGGAGCAGGTACCTTGTAAAGTTTTTTTCCAATCTGGGTATCGATTTGCCCGTCCAACTGGTGATGTCTCCATTCGATTCCGCCACCTTATCAGATGGAACTGTAGTACAGGGTATGATTAACCTGCCGGCTGTTTTCATTATCGTTATCGTTTCACTTATTTTAGCCAGAGGTATCAAAGAATCCGCCACCTTCACCACCGTGATTGTCGCACTAAAACTCGTAGTCGTTTTTGCATTTATCATCTTAGGCTGGAAATACATGAATCCGCAAAACCATGTTCCTTATATCATTGAAAACACCGGAAAGTTCGGTGAATATGGCTGGAGTGGTATTGTAAGGGCAGCTGCCATTGTATTTTTTGCCTATATAGGATTTGATGCAGTATCTACCGCTGCACAGGAAACCAAAAATCCGAAACGGGATATGCCAATTGGTATTTTAGGTTCACTGGCCATTTGCACGGTGCTCTATATTTTATTTGCACACGTGATGACAGGATTGGCGAACTACAATGAGTTCAAGGGCCAGGACGGTATTGCTCCGGTCGCTGTTGCCATATCCCACACACCGTTTGTATGGCTGAAACAAGGCGTTATCATGGCCATTCTGGCGGGTTACTCTTCCGTGATCTTAGTATTGCTGCTTGGTCAATCCAGGGTATTCTTTTCCATGAGCAGAGACGGGCTGATTCCAAGAGTATTCTCAGCAGTACATCCCAAATTTCAAACGCCCTTTAAATCCAATATGTTGTTTGCCGTATTTGTGAGCTTATTTGCAGCGTTTGTTCCCGGCAGAGTGGTAGGCGAGATGACGAGTATAGGAACGTTGTTTGCATTTATATTAGTCTGTATTGGCGTAATGATCTTAAGGGTAAAGATGCCGGAAGCACCCAGAGCCTTTAGCACGCCCTTGGTGCCACTGGTGCCGATATTAGGCATTGTCACCTGTTTATTCATGATGGTATTCCTCCCGCTGGATACCTGGATACGACTGGTCGTTTGGATGATTATAGGATTTGACCTTTACATCTTATACGGTATCAAGAACAGTCACATCGGAAAAGGTTCGGAAGACAACAGACAGGCATATGTTATCAGTTCATCCGGATTAATGACGTCCATCGTATTGATAATTGTAGCGATTATTCATCACAAGACAGCAACAGAACCGGATACGGGATTGTTTGTCTTCTCACTGGTATTCTCGGTAGTCCACATCATTGGATTCCTGATGCATTACTATAAGCATAAGAAATAACGACTCCGGAAGTTATTCTTCACTAAACGGCAAAGCGCCTTTCAGCTTGGCATGCAGCTTCTCATTATAGCTTTCCAGCAGGTAATTGAAATAATTCTTGGTAGCCTTGCTCAGACAGCTGATATAGACATTCAGCCGGTATTGGATTTCATCCTGCAACGCATTAATCAATGGCAATGCATCCAGATAATTGGTCGTATTCTCTTTAACACGCAGGAAATGGTTTTCTATGGAAACATCCAGGCACTCTAGTGTTTTCTTTCCTTTATTATATAAGTTGTAATACTCTCTTTCCATATCAAAATCAAAATTCTCTGTGTTAGGGAAATGTTCTTTTACCGTATCCGGCAAATCGTAAATCAATCCTTTTTCCATCTGTATCTCGCGCTCATACAGATGCTCCAGGAATTTTTCCGGATTGATAAATACATCCCGCCAGTCTATATAATCCTGCCACAAACCAAGACGTCTGGCATTATTACCCAAATCGATTACGGTGAAATGGCTCTTGCTTGGCAGACGTCTGCTGCCCCGTCCTATCATCTGATGATATAAGGTAAGCGAACGGGTCGCTCTGTTTAAAATGATACAGTCCACTGTTGGCTCGTCAAAACCGGTTGTAAGAATTCCAACAGAAGTGACAATTGCATCCGGTGTTTCTTTCAACCAAGCCAACACATCCTTTCTGTCCTGCTTGTTGCTGGTGCTGTCTAGATGTTTGATGGCCACACCCTGATCGGTAAAAAATTTTTCTACGGATTTAGACGTTGCAACAGAACTGTTAAAAATCAACACCTTTTTCCCTTTTGCCTTTTCCTGATAGGCACGCAGCAATTTTTCATGCATATCAAAATGCATGTAAATCCGGTCGAGAGAACTGACTGTATAGTCGCCGTCTATCCCTACTTTCAGTCCACCCAGATGCACATCATAGGTATAGGTGGTGGCATCACTCAGATAGCCTTTCGAGACCAGCTCCTTAATAGAGTCGCCGATAATCAGCTTCTTATAATTCTGTCGAAGCGGTAAGTTCTGATTGGAACTCAGAGGTGTAGCCGTTACACCTAAAATGATTGCATTCCTGAAATAGTGAAATATTTTTCGGAAGGAATTATAATGCGCCTCATCCACAATCACCAGGTCTATGTCCTGTAAATATTCTTCATCATCTTTCAGGCGGTTGTTGAGCGTTTCCACCATCGCCAGAAAACATAAATACTCCTGCTGGTCCGGGATATCATCCACTTCACTGGTAATGAGCTTACAATGAATGCCGGCTTCTTCCAATGCGTTGGATGTCTGTTTCAGCAACTCAATACGGTGTGTCAGAATCAAAATTTTCTTCTGATGTTCCTCTATATATTTTCTGGAAATCTCAGAAAAGATAACGGTCTTACCACCACCCGTCGGCAATTGGAAAACAATGTTTTCCCGTTTTTCATTTTCCTGCAGGTGCTGAAATATACGCTGGATATATTCTTCCTGATAGGGATACAACTGCTTGGCGGTTTCCGCTCTTTCCTTAATGCCGGTTATCTTCATGAAATGCTGTTAGTAGTGTCACTCAAAAATTACACCATCTCCGGCTTACTTTTTTGCAACCGCCCAATATACAAAATTTAAAGCGTGCCTGAAAGAAAGAGATATGCACACTCCAACAATTTACGTTAATATAACTTCCTGAAAAGTGAGGACAGTAGGAAATCCTTTATCTGAAAAATAATGTTTTATCTTTTCCGGAGACTCATCGCATGCCGCCAGCACAAAATCTCCGCCCCACGCCCCCAATGATTTAATGGTTCCGGGAAAATCCTTAAACCGGATTTCTTTTACTTTCTCTAACCCTAATGCATCCGACAGGATGTTCTCGTGAACTTCAAGGTAATAGCAGAACTCATCGAGTTCATTAGCCTGAATGATTTTACAGGTCAATTCGGAAATCTGTTCAATATAGGGTGTTTTATCAACCGTCAGGTTTCTATAATGCTGAATTCCTTCGCGCGAATTTTGTTTTCTGCCGAGATGAACGAAGTAGAGATGGTTGGAAAATGAAGGCTGATATTCTACAGGATTTGAGATGTGAGATTTGAGATTTGGGAACTTCTGAAACGTAATCGGCTGTCTGGCTGTTGCACAGGCAATATCATATCCGCTTCCGCCAAATGTTTTTGACAATATTTCATACGGATCTGCCCCGCTCCATTGTGCCACCAAACTGATTAAGGTGGAGGAAGAACCGAGTCCCCAATCTTGCGGAAAATCGAGTTTTGTGATGAGGTGAGAGGTGAGAGGTGAGAGGTGAGAGGTTTGAAGAATACTTTGGAGCATTTTTGCAACTCCATTATCGCTGGCTGAAATGATTTCTAAAGAATCTGAAAATCTTGCTTCAAACCAGAGGTTGTCTTCATGGTCGATGCTTTCCCATAAAATTCCTTTTCCTGCTGTTTCTTGAACTGTGAGTGTTTGGCCGAATTTTGTTGGAAGCGCCAGGCCAATGGCACCATCCAGAATAAAATATTCTGCAGTAAGCAATAATTTCCCGTGGGCGTGGTAGGTCTTCATTCAACAACAGATTCCGGAATTATTTTACCCCATCTTTTGCGCTTCTAAATTGCTCCAGCATCACACGCGTCGTGGTAAATGAAACAATCTTATCCTTAAAATATACCAACGCATATTCTTTTTCTTCTTCGGTGGCGTTGTAATGATTCAGGATATTGAGCAAATGCATTTTCATGTGTCCCTGCTGAATACCCACCGTTGTCATGGCTTTCAATGCAGCAAAGTTTTGTGCCAGTCCCGCCACCGCGCAAAACATCATCAGCTGCTCGGCATTCGGGTTGCCCAGTATCTGCAAACTGCGTTTTACCAGTGGATGCAATTGTGTCAAACCGCCCACGGTCCCGACCGCCAGCGGCAAATCTATCCAGAATTTAAAGATGCCGTTTTCCACCGTGCAATGCGTCAGGGAACCGTATCTTCCGTTGCGTGCCGCATAGGTATGCCCGCAGGCTTCCACCGCACGGAAATCATTTCCGGTAGCAATAATCATAGCATCCACCCCATTGTAGATTCCTTTGTTGTGCGTGGTCGCACGATGCGGATCCACTTCTGCAATTTTCACGGCGATACGTACTTTTTCCGCAAATTCTTCCGCACTTATATCACCGAAACTTCCGAGTTCTTCCACTCTGCATTCCACCGTTGCGCGAGCCACACAATCCGGTGTGTAATTGGAAACGATGGCTAAAATCACTTTCACCGTTCCGTATTTAGGGTTTTTCCCAACTGTTTCTTTCAGTGTCGAAGCATATTCTTCCAGGCAGGTATTGATGAAATTGGCACCCATTGAATCGCAGGTATTAAAGGATGCTTTCAATTGAAAATAACCGTCTTCGTACTGCGTCATGTCTACCAGTTCTATCTCTTTAACCCCTCCGCCGCGTTGTTCCATATTAAAAGAGATATACCTGCTGCCTTCCAACAACTGTGCTTTGATGGTTGGAAAATCTGCCTTTAATTGTGCCTCATCTCCTTTATAAATAAAATGTACCTGCCCGATTTTCGTGGTGCCTAAAATTTCCGTTTTAAAACCGCCTCGGGTACTCCAGAATTTTGCCGCGTTGGACATGGCTGCCACTACAGAACTTTCTTCTATTGCCATGGGCAAACAATAATAGTCGCCGTTAATCAAAAAATTAGGTGCAACAGAATACGGGAAAAAATAATTGGTGATGGTATTTTCTGAAAACTCATCTAAGACCTTTTGCGTTTTCAAATCACGATGCCAGTAAGAAATCAATTCTGCCTTTGCCTCCTGATCATCATTCAAATAGTTGGATACAAGCCAGTCTATTTTTTCCTCTTTACTGAGTTTGGAATATCCCGCTATATTTTTCATAGGTATGTGTTTTTTATGCTAAAATTTTTCCTAATTGTAAAACCTTCTTAAGGTGTGATTCCCTTTTGTCTTCTGTAATATTCCTTATGGGCGAAAACACCGTCACCCTTACCGGGGTGATTCCGCAAAACTGTAAAATGGTTCTCTTTAATTGGTTTATCCCCGGATTGCCATAGACCAGCCTGAAATACCAATATGGAGTATCCATTGTACAAATAATATGAGCTGATCTTCCAGTTAACAATTTATCCCACCAGACAGAATTTTCCTTATACTGAAAGGCAAATCCCGGCAAAAAGAGTCTGTCAAAAAAACCTTTCATCATTGCCGGCATACCACCCCACCAGATTGGAAAAACAAAGACCAAATGCTCCGCCCATTTTATCTTTTCCCATGCATCCAGCAAATCCGGTTCAAGCTCCGTGCGTTTCTGATAACCATATGGAAGATTCGGACTGAATTGTAAATCTCTGATGATAATCTCCTTTATTTCCGAGTTGCCCGCTGACGCACCTTCCTTATAGGCTTCTGCAAGGGCAAAATTCAAACTTTTTTTATTGGGATGGCCGTTAACAATTAGTATCTTCTTGCCCATAGTATCCGGACGTTTATCTCACCTTAAAAAATGCTTTTGCCAGCTGCAGCCCTTTCAGCTGATTGTCTACATACCCATACAATTCATCGTATCCGATTTCTGCATATTTCAGCAAAGCGGAGGCTTGCCCATATACGGCATCTGCCTGTAATTTCTCCATCAGGTAATATCCATCCAGAAAAGACCGTATACCTCCCGAAATAATAAACTGCCGGCAGGTAAAGTTAGCGCCCAACTCTGTTTTCAGTTCGTTAATACATGCAACCATCTCTTCTGCGCTATGTCCTATATGTGAAATGGAGTTAAAGACCTCCAGTTGTGTTTCGCTGCTTCGCAACAATTCCAGTTTAGAAAAATTAGTGCCGCCATGAGCCGCAAATTCTATTGCTTCTACCGGCATTTGCACCAAAGCGCGCAAGCTCTCTTTTCCAAACCCCTGGCCCACTTCTTTTACTATAACCTTTTGGTTGGTTTTATCCAGAAATTGCTGAATAGTTTTAACGGGGGCCTCCGTTATCTTATCACCTTCCGGCTGCAGCCATTCCTGCAATGGATTCACATGGATGATAATTCCGTCTGCCTGTAATTTATCAACCAGTTGGTCTATCTTATACAGTTCCCTGTTCTTTAGCAAGGCGGCTAATTGCGCGATACCAATATTGGCATAAAACGGCGACTCATCTCCGATGACTTTTCTGAAATCGAAATCACGGATACGTTCATCGCTTTCCAGCAAAGCCCTGCAGGAACCTAATCCCATGCCCATGCCAAATTCATGACACACTTTTGCGAGATTGGAATTAATCTGATACGCCTTTTCCGTACCACCCGTCATACTGGATACCCAAATCGGTGCATTCAACATTTTACCCAGAAACGGAAACGATACAGGTTTTTGTGCGGGATGTGCCGATAACATCGGTTCATAGGAGAACCTTTTATCAATAGACAGGCTTTCTACCTGTGAGCGGAACGCAAGCTGAATGTGGTCTTGTTTGCGCTCGGCGGCAGTCGGGTCGGCAGCGGGTATTTTTTCTAAACTATCCAATAATTCAAAGTTACGCATATAAACGGATGCAAACGTTAAATGTTTTATAGAATTTTGATTACAAAAACCTATAAAGAAACTCTTTATTGCACATTTAACGAATAGGCTGCATTTTGCAAGTCTTTCAGCCACAGCTGTTTTTTATGACGCAGCAGCCAGCCTGCAGTCTGATAAATATGCCCGTCTTTTGTTTCAAAAACATCCAGTACAAACAAGAACCGGTGGTCTTGCTTCTCAGAAGATACAATACCGGATATCTGATGTTCTCTTACCTTCAGATTGTCTTTTGTAACAAATGTCGTGTCTTTTGCCTCGATATTAGGTTCCTTTAGATTCTTTTTCAACTGAGTGGTAATGGAGTCGTACATGATATCAAAACCCTGCTCACCGGGTTTCATACCATGATCTACCAGAATAAAGAAAATATCCCGGTAATCATTTTTCACCTGCAAAAGTGTGTTTTTTGCAGGATATACATCATCCGTTTCAAAAAGATAAGAAGGATATTGGATACTGACATTCTCATGAGAAAACGTTTTGGGTTCCTTGCTGTATTTACAGGAAATAAGAACACAGCAGGCAAAAAGCGGCAGTAAATGCGATATTTTCATGCAGCAAAGATACAAAACAGCACCCAGAATGATATTCTAAAAACTGATTTTGCTGCCGTTTTGTTGCAGCCATTTCCGATGGATGGCATAATCCGGCATGGCGGCAGCCACGTGTTTCCAGAATCTGGAGGAATGATTCATCTCCTTGAGATGTGCCAGTTCATGCACGATAACATAATCAATGACAGAAGGCGGTGTCAGCAGTAGCTTGGTAGAAAAAGAGATCTTCCGGGCAGCAGAACAACTGCCCCAGCGGGAGATAGTATGTTTTAAGTCCACCTTCTGAATGGTTTCCCTGAAATAGATGTCATTCCAGTAGGATGTTCTCCTTTGAATTTCCGGCAGAAAGTATCGTTCTGTAAAACGCAACAGAAACCGCTGTATCTCCTGCACCTGTTTTTTATCCGACAGATGCTCGTGCAGATATATTTTTAAAACATTTTCGCCCCGGTAGCTTAATTTATTTTTCCCGCCAGCGATGAACTCTATATCTATGGTAAAAGTGGTTTGAAAAATCTGCAGGGTTTTTCCCTGATAATAGGCTATGCTATGCTGGTGTTCCTGGTAATATTTCTTTTCGTGAATCTGCTTTTTCGCCCATGCTAGGAACTGCTTCAGCGTTTTTTCCTTGTCCACCACTGAAATATGTTTGGGTAGTCGTACAATAATCTCACTTTTACCCAGAGACACACGTGACGAATTCCTGGACTCCACTATAATCTTAACGGGAACAGGAAAATTATCGGTGCTGATTACATTAATGCTCACTATGTAAAAGTAAAAAAGCAGAATCGTATTATCTCTCTTTTCTATAGTGCTTTTACCCACATATTTTGTGCCGCATCCTTGCTGATGGTAAGCTGTTTCCGTTCATTGACAATTAATAATATGGTTTCGTCAAATTCTTCTTTGTCAATAATCTTGATTTTATCGTTCAGTTCTAATTGAATCTTATTGAGGTATTTTAAAAATGCAGCTGATTCATCGTTCACATTTGCCAGCAAATATTGCCTTTTTAATTTGGCATCTGCAAGACAAATGACATTCGGGACTAAAATAGTTCCCTGCTTATCGGGTATAGGATCCCCATGCGGATCGAATTTGGGATGTCCCAGGTATTCATCCATTCTGTCTATCAGTTCATCTGACCGGACATGCTCCAGCTGTTCGGCAATATCATGTATCTTATCCCAGGTGAATTTCAGGTTCTTCACCAGAAATGTTTCCCACAGCCTGTGTTTGCGCAATACCTGGACGGCAATCTGCATCCCGTTTTTGGTCAAAGAAACACCGTAATATTTCTTATATGCCACCAGTTTTTTGTCTGATAGCTTTTTAAGCATATCTGTAACCGAAGCTGCCGAATGTTCCAGTTTGTAGGCTAAGTCATTCGTCTTTACCGTTCCGCCTTCATTCAATTCACTCAACTGAAAAATATACTTGAGGTAATTTTCCTCCACGGCGCTTAGTGTTGTCATGATTATAAAAATTTAGGCTAATCTAAAAAAAATATTGTTATCTTAAAAATTTATATTCTAACATTGCGCTGACCACAAGCTAAAAAATCATGCTGTTCAAAGAAGATAACTGGAAATTAAAACGAACCATTGTTTCGTTGCCGGAGGTATTTGCGAGTATTGCCGTTCCTAAAAAAGGAGGATTCTGGCGAAAACTGGCGGCATTTGGCGGGCCCGGATTGATGGTGGCTGTCGGATATATGGACCCGGGCAACTGGGCTACAGATATAGAAGGCGGTTCGCGTTTCGGCTATACACTCTTATCCGTTATATTAATTTCTAATCTGTTTGCCATCCTGCTACAGCATTTATCGTTGAAATTAGGTATCGTAACGGGGCGAGATCTGGCGCAGGCATGTAAAGACAGTTATTCCAAACCGGTCAGTATGGTGCTTTGGATCTTATGTGAAATCGCTATTGCCGCCTGCGACCTGGCAGAAGTCATTGGGTCCGCCATTGCCATCAATTTACTATTTGGCATACCGCTCACCATCGGCATCATTATTACGGTATTGGATGTACTGATCCTGCTTATGTTGCAGAACCGCGGTTTCAGATACCTGGAGGCATTCGTGGGTGGGTTGATGTTTATTATATTCTGCTGTTTCAGCTACGAATTATTAATATCCAAACCGGAGTTTGCAGCCGTTGTCAACGGCATTCTGCCGGATACGGAAATCATTACGAACGGCGATATGCTCTATATTGCCATTGGGATCTTAGGCGCTACGGTAATGCCACATAATCTGTACTTACATTCCAGTATCGTTCAAACCCGTAATTTTGAAAAAACAACTGACGGCAGAAAAGAAGCGATAAAATTCGCCACAATCGATTCAACGGTTTCGTTGTTGTTTGCCTTTTTTATCAATGCCGCCATATTAATACTGGCGGCTTCCGCCTTTCATTTTACAGGCCACCATGAAGTTGCTGATATCAATGATGCCCACAAATTACTGGAGCCTATCTTAGGTGTAAAATTCGCATCGACATTCTTTGCCATCGCACTATTGGCCAGCGGGCAAAACTCCACCTTAACAGGAACCTTGGCGGGACAAATAGTGATGGAAGGCTTCATCAACATACGTCTAAAACCGTGGCTGAGAAGGCTGATTACTCGCCTGGTGGCGGTCGTTCCCGCCTTAATAATTTCCATCTTATATGGTGAAAGCGGCACCGGGCGGCTGTTGGTCTTCAGTCAGGTAATCCTGTCCCTCCAGTTAAGCTTTGCTGTCATCCCCCTGATTCAATTTACAGGCAACAGCCTTAAGATGGGTGGTTTTGTAAACGGGCCCTGGCTGCAACGAATCGCCTGGGTGATAGCAGCCATTATCCTTGGGCTGAATATGTATATGCTGACAGGAATCTTATTGTAAATCCAGTTCATATTTATCAATGACCCGGGTATTCAACGCGCCTTTCCTGACATAAAGGATGATAGCTGTCGGATTATCCCTGAGTTTCTTTCTGGTATCTGCATCAATATTCAGCCGGTATTTTTTGCCGTTCCACTGATATGTGATATATTTTGATTGTTTCTTCAGAGATTTGGAATAATAAGTCAGCGGACATTTTATGACCTCCGGCGAACTATTCCGGGAAGACTGAATAATATAATAATTTACGGGAATCTTTATCAGAAAAAATAATAACGATGCAAGAATGATTCCATATACTGCGTACATAAATTTTGTCGCATTCTCTTTAATGTTCTCTTGCTTTTTTTGAACATATCCAATGCCCCATGCCGCAACCACACAAAAAGCAGCCAAAAATAAAGTCAGGTTTATCCAACATGGAAAATTGATAATGGACTGCGTTGACTTTCTGTACAGGTACAGCAGTATGACAAATCCCAATACTGCGGGGAAAAAATATCTTTTAAGGTTTTCTTTCATTTTTTTCACGAATGATTTTATACAGTTTTATCCCAAGCATTAGAACGACAACTAAGATAATCAGCCCGGCAATGCCGCTTAGCCAGCTCAAGTTGGTCCTTACTATCACCAGAAAAACAATTGCAAATAAAAAGATGGTAGCTACTTCATTCCATATCCTCAACTGTGTCGAGGTGTAATTAAAAATTTCATTCTGCTGAAGTTTAAAAATATACTGCAGCGAGAAATGATAGACATACAAACCCAAAACAAATGCAAGTTTGATCTGCATCCAGCTTTGAGTCAGGAATCCTGGCTGGATTGTCAGCAATAATACCGCCAGGCACAAAGTGATGACTGCGGACGGCCAGGCAATGATGTACCAAAGCCGACGCTGCATCAGGAGCAACTGCCCTACCAGAATGGATTTTTCCGGTTCGTCTTTTTCACTGGCCTCTCTGGAATAGATAAACAACCTTGGCATATAAAACAACCCGGCAAACCAGTTTACCACAAAAATGATATGCAGCGACTTGATATAGTTGTAATACTCCATTGCTCTGTAAATTTACAATTTACATGACAGCATGTATCCGTTGTCGAAATAAAAAATCCGGAAATGGATCTTCATTTCCGGATAGTGCTGACTGTTTTATTTTTATTTTTTGGGTTTGGTTTTTGGGGGAGATGCCGGTGTTAGTTTTTTTTTTCAACTCCGGGCGCACCGCCACCTGATTTTACCTGAACCGTTGTCGCTTCATTGATCCAGCAACCTATGGTATAAGGAGCGCCGGCTTTTAATTTTTTAGCTGTTATCTCTGCTTTTGTCGGCAAATACTGCGTATAGGTAGAAATCATCTT is drawn from Sphingobacteriales bacterium and contains these coding sequences:
- a CDS encoding M48 family metallopeptidase, whose translation is MSINVISTDNFPVPVKIIVESRNSSRVSLGKSEIIVRLPKHISVVDKEKTLKQFLAWAKKQIHEKKYYQEHQHSIAYYQGKTLQIFQTTFTIDIEFIAGGKNKLSYRGENVLKIYLHEHLSDKKQVQEIQRFLLRFTERYFLPEIQRRTSYWNDIYFRETIQKVDLKHTISRWGSCSAARKISFSTKLLLTPPSVIDYVIVHELAHLKEMNHSSRFWKHVAAAMPDYAIHRKWLQQNGSKISF
- a CDS encoding NAD(P)H-dependent oxidoreductase; the protein is MGKKILIVNGHPNKKSLNFALAEAYKEGASAGNSEIKEIIIRDLQFSPNLPYGYQKRTELEPDLLDAWEKIKWAEHLVFVFPIWWGGMPAMMKGFFDRLFLPGFAFQYKENSVWWDKLLTGRSAHIICTMDTPYWYFRLVYGNPGINQLKRTILQFCGITPVRVTVFSPIRNITEDKRESHLKKVLQLGKILA
- a CDS encoding Nramp family divalent metal transporter, with product MLFKEDNWKLKRTIVSLPEVFASIAVPKKGGFWRKLAAFGGPGLMVAVGYMDPGNWATDIEGGSRFGYTLLSVILISNLFAILLQHLSLKLGIVTGRDLAQACKDSYSKPVSMVLWILCEIAIAACDLAEVIGSAIAINLLFGIPLTIGIIITVLDVLILLMLQNRGFRYLEAFVGGLMFIIFCCFSYELLISKPEFAAVVNGILPDTEIITNGDMLYIAIGILGATVMPHNLYLHSSIVQTRNFEKTTDGRKEAIKFATIDSTVSLLFAFFINAAILILAASAFHFTGHHEVADINDAHKLLEPILGVKFASTFFAIALLASGQNSTLTGTLAGQIVMEGFINIRLKPWLRRLITRLVAVVPALIISILYGESGTGRLLVFSQVILSLQLSFAVIPLIQFTGNSLKMGGFVNGPWLQRIAWVIAAIILGLNMYMLTGILL
- a CDS encoding DEAD/DEAH box helicase produces the protein MKITGIKERAETAKQLYPYQEEYIQRIFQHLQENEKRENIVFQLPTGGGKTVIFSEISRKYIEEHQKKILILTHRIELLKQTSNALEEAGIHCKLITSEVDDIPDQQEYLCFLAMVETLNNRLKDDEEYLQDIDLVIVDEAHYNSFRKIFHYFRNAIILGVTATPLSSNQNLPLRQNYKKLIIGDSIKELVSKGYLSDATTYTYDVHLGGLKVGIDGDYTVSSLDRIYMHFDMHEKLLRAYQEKAKGKKVLIFNSSVATSKSVEKFFTDQGVAIKHLDSTSNKQDRKDVLAWLKETPDAIVTSVGILTTGFDEPTVDCIILNRATRSLTLYHQMIGRGSRRLPSKSHFTVIDLGNNARRLGLWQDYIDWRDVFINPEKFLEHLYEREIQMEKGLIYDLPDTVKEHFPNTENFDFDMEREYYNLYNKGKKTLECLDVSIENHFLRVKENTTNYLDALPLINALQDEIQYRLNVYISCLSKATKNYFNYLLESYNEKLHAKLKGALPFSEE
- a CDS encoding CopD family protein, translating into MEYYNYIKSLHIIFVVNWFAGLFYMPRLFIYSREASEKDEPEKSILVGQLLLMQRRLWYIIAWPSAVITLCLAVLLLTIQPGFLTQSWMQIKLAFVLGLYVYHFSLQYIFKLQQNEIFNYTSTQLRIWNEVATIFLFAIVFLVIVRTNLSWLSGIAGLIILVVVLMLGIKLYKIIREKNERKP
- a CDS encoding type 2 isopentenyl-diphosphate Delta-isomerase, encoding MRNFELLDSLEKIPAADPTAAERKQDHIQLAFRSQVESLSIDKRFSYEPMLSAHPAQKPVSFPFLGKMLNAPIWVSSMTGGTEKAYQINSNLAKVCHEFGMGMGLGSCRALLESDERIRDFDFRKVIGDESPFYANIGIAQLAALLKNRELYKIDQLVDKLQADGIIIHVNPLQEWLQPEGDKITEAPVKTIQQFLDKTNQKVIVKEVGQGFGKESLRALVQMPVEAIEFAAHGGTNFSKLELLRSSETQLEVFNSISHIGHSAEEMVACINELKTELGANFTCRQFIISGGIRSFLDGYYLMEKLQADAVYGQASALLKYAEIGYDELYGYVDNQLKGLQLAKAFFKVR
- a CDS encoding hydroxymethylglutaryl-CoA reductase, degradative, encoding MKNIAGYSKLSKEEKIDWLVSNYLNDDQEAKAELISYWHRDLKTQKVLDEFSENTITNYFFPYSVAPNFLINGDYYCLPMAIEESSVVAAMSNAAKFWSTRGGFKTEILGTTKIGQVHFIYKGDEAQLKADFPTIKAQLLEGSRYISFNMEQRGGGVKEIELVDMTQYEDGYFQLKASFNTCDSMGANFINTCLEEYASTLKETVGKNPKYGTVKVILAIVSNYTPDCVARATVECRVEELGSFGDISAEEFAEKVRIAVKIAEVDPHRATTHNKGIYNGVDAMIIATGNDFRAVEACGHTYAARNGRYGSLTHCTVENGIFKFWIDLPLAVGTVGGLTQLHPLVKRSLQILGNPNAEQLMMFCAVAGLAQNFAALKAMTTVGIQQGHMKMHLLNILNHYNATEEEKEYALVYFKDKIVSFTTTRVMLEQFRSAKDGVK
- a CDS encoding GHMP kinase, which translates into the protein MKTYHAHGKLLLTAEYFILDGAIGLALPTKFGQTLTVQETAGKGILWESIDHEDNLWFEARFSDSLEIISASDNGVAKMLQSILQTSHLSPLTSHLITKLDFPQDWGLGSSSTLISLVAQWSGADPYEILSKTFGGSGYDIACATARQPITFQKFPNLKSHISNPVEYQPSFSNHLYFVHLGRKQNSREGIQHYRNLTVDKTPYIEQISELTCKIIQANELDEFCYYLEVHENILSDALGLEKVKEIRFKDFPGTIKSLGAWGGDFVLAACDESPEKIKHYFSDKGFPTVLTFQEVILT
- a CDS encoding metal-dependent transcriptional regulator, which translates into the protein MTTLSAVEENYLKYIFQLSELNEGGTVKTNDLAYKLEHSAASVTDMLKKLSDKKLVAYKKYYGVSLTKNGMQIAVQVLRKHRLWETFLVKNLKFTWDKIHDIAEQLEHVRSDELIDRMDEYLGHPKFDPHGDPIPDKQGTILVPNVICLADAKLKRQYLLANVNDESAAFLKYLNKIQLELNDKIKIIDKEEFDETILLIVNERKQLTISKDAAQNMWVKAL
- a CDS encoding amino acid permease; protein product: MANLFARKPLHLLMQEADESEKGLKKTLGAGGLIALGIGAIIGAGLFSITGGAAANNAGPAVTLSFVIAGIGCAFAGLCYAEFASMIPIAGSAYTYSYATMGEFVAWIIGWDLVLEYAVGAATVAISWSRYLVKFFSNLGIDLPVQLVMSPFDSATLSDGTVVQGMINLPAVFIIVIVSLILARGIKESATFTTVIVALKLVVVFAFIILGWKYMNPQNHVPYIIENTGKFGEYGWSGIVRAAAIVFFAYIGFDAVSTAAQETKNPKRDMPIGILGSLAICTVLYILFAHVMTGLANYNEFKGQDGIAPVAVAISHTPFVWLKQGVIMAILAGYSSVILVLLLGQSRVFFSMSRDGLIPRVFSAVHPKFQTPFKSNMLFAVFVSLFAAFVPGRVVGEMTSIGTLFAFILVCIGVMILRVKMPEAPRAFSTPLVPLVPILGIVTCLFMMVFLPLDTWIRLVVWMIIGFDLYILYGIKNSHIGKGSEDNRQAYVISSSGLMTSIVLIIVAIIHHKTATEPDTGLFVFSLVFSVVHIIGFLMHYYKHKK